AATGTTTCGCAGTTGCTGAAGGACTCGAATGGCTCTTCCCGATTGTATGAAGTGAACGACTTCGCGAGCGTGCGGGAAGGCGCGCCGATGACGCATATCTCCGGCACGGTGTCGATGCTGCGCACGGATGCCGGTATTTGGCTGAGCGCGCAATTGTCAACATATTTCGACTGCGAGTGCAGCCGCTGCGCCAGCGAGATGGAACAACTCGTGCGGATGGACATCGAGGAGGAGTATCTGCCCGAAGCGGATGTCAATACCGGCGCGATCCTGAACATTCCGGACGATATGGCGGATAACTTCTACATCGACCGCACGCACACACTAGACCTGAGCGAGGCTGTTCGGCAATACTTCGGCTTTAGCATGCCGTTCAAGCCGGTTTGTCGAGAGGATTGCAAGGGTCTGTGCTTGACTTGCGGAGCTGACCTGAACGATACTGACTGTTCCTGTGACAATGTTATTAGGGATCCGCGATGGGGGGCGCTGCTGGCGTTCGCATCGCCGCAAGAGCCTAACTACAATTGATTACGCTATCAGCATCTCTTTCTGTCAGAGCGCCGGACGCTGATAAGCCGACCGAATGAAAGACCGACGAACTCAAAGGACGAAAAATGCCACCACTGCCAAAGAAGAAGCACTCGAAGGGTCGTCAGGGGGGACGGAAGGCGCACTTCGGGATGAAACCGTTGACACTTACGCGGTGCCCGCAGTGCCCCGAGATGCAGTTGCCGCACAGGGCGTGCCCGGTTTGCGGATATTACAACGGCCGGACCATAGCCACAGGTTCTAATGCCACAGGTTCTAATTTTGAATAGTTTCAATCTTATCGGACGGATGGAGGATGTATTTTC
The Chloroflexota bacterium DNA segment above includes these coding regions:
- a CDS encoding DUF177 domain-containing protein — translated: MYFNVSQLLKDSNGSSRLYEVNDFASVREGAPMTHISGTVSMLRTDAGIWLSAQLSTYFDCECSRCASEMEQLVRMDIEEEYLPEADVNTGAILNIPDDMADNFYIDRTHTLDLSEAVRQYFGFSMPFKPVCREDCKGLCLTCGADLNDTDCSCDNVIRDPRWGALLAFASPQEPNYN
- a CDS encoding 50S ribosomal protein L32, with product MPPLPKKKHSKGRQGGRKAHFGMKPLTLTRCPQCPEMQLPHRACPVCGYYNGRTIATGSNATGSNFE